One genomic segment of bacterium includes these proteins:
- a CDS encoding P-loop NTPase, with protein MKQIVILSGKGGTGKTSLTASFAVLSKNAVIVDCDVDAPDLHLLLKPKVLKTNDFYGSKLASIDKDKCIECGLCIEKCRFDAITSDFEVNPFSCEGCGVCGLVCPVQAVSFAERKAGEIYISETKYGPMVHALLFPGEENSGKLVTMTRLLAGIVAQEQKRSLIIIDGAPGIGCPVISSITNTDYALVVTEPTESGIHDLQRVLELLKHFSVRPLICINKYDINVENAEKIEKYSKENNIPVLGRIPFDPVVTEAMVEGMPVVEYRPDSVVSIEIRNIWQRISELL; from the coding sequence ATGAAGCAAATAGTGATTTTAAGTGGAAAGGGTGGAACAGGTAAAACATCTTTAACCGCGTCTTTTGCTGTACTCTCAAAGAATGCAGTCATTGTAGATTGCGATGTTGATGCGCCCGACTTACATTTGCTCTTGAAACCAAAGGTATTGAAGACAAATGATTTTTATGGATCAAAACTTGCAAGTATAGATAAGGATAAGTGTATAGAGTGTGGTTTATGCATTGAAAAGTGCAGATTCGATGCAATTACCAGTGATTTTGAAGTAAATCCTTTCTCGTGTGAGGGTTGTGGTGTATGTGGTTTAGTGTGTCCTGTTCAAGCTGTTTCATTTGCTGAAAGAAAAGCAGGTGAGATCTACATTTCAGAAACAAAATATGGGCCTATGGTACATGCACTTCTTTTCCCAGGCGAAGAAAATTCAGGAAAGCTTGTAACTATGACTAGGCTTCTCGCTGGTATCGTTGCCCAGGAACAGAAAAGAAGCCTTATTATAATAGATGGTGCCCCCGGTATAGGATGTCCTGTCATTTCATCTATAACAAATACAGATTATGCACTCGTTGTCACGGAACCAACAGAGTCTGGAATACACGATCTTCAAAGGGTATTAGAACTTTTGAAGCATTTTTCTGTAAGGCCACTTATATGCATAAATAAATATGATATTAATGTGGAGAATGCAGAAAAGATAGAGAAATACAGTAAAGAAAACAATATTCCTGTGTTGGGGAGAATACCTTTTGACCCTGTTGTGACCGAAGCCATGGTTGAAGGGATGCCCGTGGTTGAGTACAGACCTGATAGTGTTGTTTCAATAGAGATAAGGAATATATGGCAGAGGATATCAGAATTGCTATAG
- a CDS encoding ATP-binding protein, producing the protein MGMIVSIASGKGGTGKTLVSTNLALSLEGKGIQFLDCDVEEPNAFLFLKPDVEEEIPVEVLVPEVNQQICTHCKKCAEFCEYNAIFVTSKTVQVFPELCHSCGGCALVCPVGAIIEVPFKIGNLKIGKGANVDLVYGELEVSKPLAVPIIREVKKRLKKDKLVIVDSPPGASCPMIEAVSGSDFVILVTEPTPFGFHDLKITVDVLEKIGIPFGIIINRANLGNRDVYEFCMHKNIPVLLEIPYDRKIAELYSRAIPFVTVMEEWKGKFREVYQQIERMFIK; encoded by the coding sequence ATGGGCATGATCGTATCTATTGCAAGTGGTAAGGGTGGTACAGGTAAGACACTGGTTTCGACAAATCTTGCGCTCTCTCTTGAGGGAAAAGGTATTCAATTTCTTGATTGTGATGTAGAGGAACCAAATGCTTTTCTCTTTTTAAAACCTGACGTTGAGGAGGAAATTCCCGTTGAAGTGCTAGTTCCGGAAGTTAATCAGCAGATCTGCACCCATTGTAAAAAATGCGCTGAATTTTGTGAGTATAATGCAATTTTTGTTACCTCGAAGACCGTTCAGGTATTTCCTGAGTTGTGTCACAGTTGCGGTGGATGTGCTCTTGTTTGTCCTGTTGGTGCAATAATAGAAGTGCCTTTCAAAATTGGGAATCTAAAAATAGGGAAGGGTGCTAATGTTGATTTGGTGTATGGTGAACTCGAAGTCTCAAAACCCCTGGCTGTTCCTATTATAAGAGAAGTGAAAAAACGGCTTAAGAAGGATAAACTGGTTATTGTAGATTCTCCACCTGGAGCCTCCTGTCCTATGATTGAGGCAGTTAGTGGAAGTGACTTTGTAATTCTCGTAACTGAACCTACGCCTTTTGGCTTTCATGATCTTAAGATTACAGTGGATGTGCTGGAAAAAATTGGAATACCCTTTGGAATTATCATAAATAGGGCGAATCTTGGCAACAGAGATGTTTATGAGTTTTGTATGCACAAAAATATTCCTGTACTACTTGAAATACCTTATGATAGGAAAATTGCAGAACTCTATTCACGCGCCATTCCCTTTGTAACTGTCATGGAGGAATGGAAGGGGAAGTTTCGGGAAGTTTATCAACAAATAGAAAGGATGTTTATTAAATGA
- the mobB gene encoding molybdopterin-guanine dinucleotide biosynthesis protein B: protein MKVIEIIGFSDSGKTVLIESLIKHLSGRNIKVGAIKKSFHHDVEYDKEGKDTYRMEKAGALISAGFSKKRAFLAFNSPQNPFDFLKNFSNMDIVLIEGEMGLSVPKIRCIKEDEKEIQEDPLIFAYFTLAKNLSIGKIKRIYTSENLEELTDYIISIIPNMLPQLDCGKCGFDCKTLTARILMGESNEKECKVLYGTKCKVTIDGARIELMPFLDSMLENIIKGFLSPLKGYREGKIKIEIDD from the coding sequence GTGAAGGTAATTGAAATAATAGGTTTTAGTGATTCTGGAAAAACTGTCCTTATTGAATCCCTCATTAAGCATCTTAGCGGAAGGAACATAAAGGTTGGTGCCATCAAAAAAAGCTTTCACCATGATGTAGAATATGACAAGGAAGGTAAAGATACCTATCGAATGGAGAAAGCGGGAGCTCTCATCTCTGCTGGCTTCTCAAAAAAACGGGCTTTTCTCGCCTTTAATTCGCCTCAAAACCCTTTCGATTTCCTAAAAAATTTCTCAAATATGGACATTGTATTGATCGAGGGAGAAATGGGCTTGAGTGTTCCTAAAATCCGGTGCATTAAAGAAGACGAAAAGGAGATACAAGAAGATCCGTTGATCTTTGCGTACTTTACTCTGGCCAAAAATTTAAGCATTGGGAAAATCAAAAGAATTTATACCTCTGAAAATTTGGAAGAGCTAACCGACTACATAATCTCAATTATTCCTAATATGCTTCCACAACTGGACTGTGGAAAGTGTGGATTTGACTGCAAAACACTAACAGCAAGAATTCTGATGGGAGAATCGAACGAAAAAGAATGCAAGGTTCTCTACGGCACAAAATGCAAGGTCACCATAGATGGTGCCAGAATAGAACTCATGCCTTTTCTCGACTCCATGCTGGAGAACATTATAAAAGGATTCTTATCCCCGCTTAAAGGTTATCGTGAAGGGAAAATAAAAATAGAAATTGACGATTAG
- a CDS encoding radical SAM protein — protein sequence MAEDIRIAIAFGPVPSRRLGKSLGVNNIPPKICTYSCVYCQLGRSLKMTAVRQRFYEPEKIFEQVREKVIEVKSKGEEIDYITFVPDGEPTIDVNLGKEASLLKELGIPLAIITNSSLIWDEGVQEDLMNFDLVSVKVDAVSKEIWRKVNRPIKFLDLDKILENIRIFSMKFNGILFSETMLIDNIDYGNEFEKIAAYLSSLENLKCAYISVPTRPPAEDWARPPGEELLNEAFQIFKNFLGNKVELLIGYEGDAFAYSGDIEKDILSITAVHPMREESIKRLVEREGEEFSKVENLLRRGLIKKVYYQGHVYYIRNLKNLLP from the coding sequence ATGGCAGAGGATATCAGAATTGCTATAGCCTTCGGCCCCGTACCCTCTAGGAGGCTCGGCAAAAGCCTTGGGGTGAATAATATACCTCCCAAGATTTGTACTTACTCGTGCGTTTATTGTCAACTCGGTAGAAGTTTGAAAATGACCGCAGTCAGGCAAAGGTTTTATGAACCTGAGAAAATTTTTGAGCAAGTAAGGGAGAAAGTTATTGAGGTAAAGTCAAAAGGTGAGGAAATAGATTATATTACTTTTGTTCCTGATGGGGAACCAACCATAGACGTAAATTTGGGTAAGGAAGCGAGTCTTTTAAAGGAACTGGGCATCCCACTCGCGATAATTACCAACTCCAGTTTAATTTGGGATGAGGGTGTGCAGGAGGATTTAATGAATTTTGACCTTGTATCTGTGAAGGTAGATGCGGTCTCTAAGGAAATCTGGCGAAAGGTCAACAGGCCCATCAAGTTTCTCGATTTAGACAAAATTCTTGAAAATATAAGAATTTTTAGCATGAAATTCAATGGAATTCTCTTTTCTGAAACCATGCTAATTGATAATATTGACTATGGTAATGAATTTGAGAAAATTGCAGCCTATCTTTCATCTCTTGAAAATTTGAAGTGTGCCTATATTTCTGTTCCAACACGTCCACCCGCAGAGGATTGGGCAAGACCACCGGGAGAAGAACTTCTTAATGAGGCTTTTCAGATATTTAAAAATTTTCTGGGTAATAAGGTTGAGCTTCTTATTGGATATGAGGGAGATGCCTTCGCATATTCTGGAGACATAGAAAAGGACATATTGAGTATAACTGCGGTGCATCCAATGAGAGAGGAGTCCATAAAAAGGCTGGTTGAAAGAGAAGGTGAAGAATTTAGTAAAGTTGAAAACCTGCTAAGGAGAGGTTTAATAAAGAAGGTCTATTATCAGGGACACGTTTATTACATAAGGAATCTTAAAAATCTCCTTCCTTAG
- a CDS encoding MogA/MoaB family molybdenum cofactor biosynthesis protein, with amino-acid sequence MIKLRVGILTVSDKGFRGERADEGGPLIMKLVRENLDIADIIYKIVPDEMDVIENTLWDWCNSSVDLIITTGGTGPSPRDVTPEATMKVIEKRFYGLEIFMLLEGLKKTPEAVYSRAVVGSKGETLIINLPGNPKAIMENLPPLFPLIPHLMLELKGLKGDHKGEGN; translated from the coding sequence ATGATAAAGTTAAGGGTAGGGATCCTCACTGTATCTGATAAAGGCTTCAGAGGGGAACGGGCAGACGAAGGGGGTCCCCTCATAATGAAATTGGTTAGGGAAAATCTGGATATTGCTGACATCATCTATAAAATCGTTCCTGATGAGATGGACGTGATAGAAAATACACTTTGGGATTGGTGTAATTCCAGTGTAGATTTGATAATTACCACGGGGGGCACTGGTCCATCCCCACGAGATGTAACCCCTGAAGCAACAATGAAAGTCATTGAGAAGAGATTTTATGGGCTTGAAATCTTTATGCTTCTTGAAGGACTCAAAAAAACTCCTGAGGCAGTCTATTCGAGAGCTGTCGTCGGGTCGAAAGGAGAGACCCTTATAATAAACTTACCGGGGAACCCTAAAGCCATAATGGAAAACCTTCCACCACTCTTTCCTCTAATACCCCATCTGATGCTTGAACTTAAGGGGCTGAAGGGGGATCACAAAGGTGAAGGTAATTGA
- a CDS encoding 4Fe-4S binding protein, protein MGFGRGWHHGVNLNVTRWNKDNADIVNEFVGGTQQMTAKATVNEERCIGCGVCENVCRTGAIKVLNGVAKVDVKKCIGCGDCVTLCPQDAISLKAE, encoded by the coding sequence TGGCACCACGGTGTTAATTTAAATGTCACACGATGGAATAAAGATAATGCAGATATTGTTAATGAGTTTGTTGGGGGAACCCAGCAGATGACTGCAAAAGCAACGGTGAATGAAGAGAGGTGTATAGGTTGTGGGGTTTGTGAGAATGTATGCAGAACCGGTGCTATAAAAGTTCTCAATGGGGTCGCTAAGGTTGATGTTAAAAAGTGTATAGGTTGTGGAGATTGTGTAACGCTCTGTCCACAAGATGCAATTTCACTTAAGGCAGAGTAG